The Candidatus Binataceae bacterium region TGCCGCGCCAAGCGCGAGATCGCGGCGGGCAAAGGCCGCGCGCGTCATCAGATAGACGCTGACGATCGCGCCCGTACCCATGATCGCCGAGACCAGATTGCCGGCCAGCTCCCAATCCGGAACGAGGCGATGAAGGCCGGCGACCAGCAGCGGATAGAGCGGCGAAAATATAGCGCCCAGCGGTTTTTTCCATTCGCCGCGCGCGAAGTCGCCCGCCAAGCCGAGGTAAGCTGCGCCATCCCCGGAGATGCAGAAATTGGTAAGACTCAAATAGAGGCGAATCGCCAGCCCGCAAAATCCGATCGCAGCGATTCCGCGCCAACCCTCATGGTCAGCCCGCAAATCCGCCGGTAGCTTCGGTGCTCGCGCAACATTGCTCATCCGCGCCCTATCTTAATAAGACGCGGCTGGCGCTCAAACCAAGGCGGCGCAAACACCGTGCAAGGATCCTGCTGGATCGCCCTCGGCTTAATTTGCCCGGGACGAGCCTATGCGCGCATCACTTTAGCGGCCTGCAGACCCTTGGGTCCTTCAGCGACCTCAAAAGCAACTGCTTCGCCCTGCTCGAGCGAGCGGAAGCCTTGCCCATCGATCGCGGTGTAGTGAACGAAGACTTCCTGGCCGTCTTTGAGCGTGATGAAGCCGTAACCCTTTTTTGGGCTGAACCATTTAACCGTGCCGTTTTCCATGTTCCCCGAGAACCTCCTCCGAAAGCAGAGCTTGGCCCGCCGACAACCCCCTCAAGTCGCGGCGACCTATATCCACCAATCGGCGCATATAGCACAAGGTTGAGGCCTAACCAAGCCACGGCAAAGACGTTCGGTAAGTCGAGAAGAATGCGGTTATTGCTTGTAGCCGAAGCGCCGCAGCATCGCATGGCGCTCCGATTGTTGCCTGGCATCTTCAACACCGTTGGGAGCGCAGCCGTCGATTATGCCCATCACACCGCGCGCGCCCGCCTCCTCGGCGACGATCACCTTGAGCGCATTCGCGCTCGCGCAAAACACCGTGCAGACTTCGCTCAAGTTCTTGATCTGATTCAGCACGTTGATCGGAAACGCATTACCCAGCATCACCACGAAGACATGGCCGGCGCCGATCTCGCCGGCGGTTGCGACCGCGGCCTCTTCGAGCTCGCGATCGGTCCCGGTATGGCGAATCAGCGCCGGGCCGGAAGCCTCGCAGAAGGCCACTCCGAACTTCACGCCGGGCACGGCCTGAACGATCGCCTCGTAGAGATCCTCGACCGTTTTGATGAAGTGGGACTGGCCAATAATCACGTTAACGTCGGGATTGGGTTTGTTGACTTCGATCGCTTTCAGTTCCATCTGGTTTGATCCCTGTGCGTTTTCGCGCGGTGGAAGTTGCATTTTCTCCCGCGCAACTCCACGATAATAATGCGGTGGGAGCAGGGCTAAAAGGCGGCGGGCAAGCGGCGGCGAGGCTTCCCGCTTGGTTCCAGCGGCTCACGGTCGGGGCTCAGCGCGTCTATCTGAAAAGCGACGCGATCGACCGCTTTGATTTCACCCCGGGGGACACGGCGCGCGAGCTCGCGCGAGCGCTGATGCTCGCGCTCGAAGCGGGAGCATCTGCGCTGGTCGAGCGGCGTGCACAACTCCTGATCGACGAGTTGTGCCGGCGGGCGACGCTGCCCCGCATCCAAATCCAGGTGCGTAATGTCCGGCCGCGCGACGCGCGAGGCGAACTGCACGGTATCTTCTATCCGCGCGGACGCGGCCGCGTCGCCGCCAACCCGTACCAATACTCGTCGGGGGCGGCCGGCGGACCGCTCGTAATCCTTTGGATGCGCACCGCGCAGCGCCATGAGGTGGTCAAGCCGAAAACTTTCATTCGCACCTTGATGCACGAATTCGGGCACTATCTCGATTACGCGCTGCTCCGGCTCGGTGATTCGCCGCATACCGCGGGCTTCTTCAAGCGCGAGTCATTTCTCGTGCGATCGTTGCAACTTGCGCCGCACGACTAGAGCGATGGGACTCATAGCCCGGTTCATCAGTTCACTGTCGCCGGCAGTGCGGCGGCTGGAACGCCTCGCGAGCATCGGCGGTGAGAGCGAGCGGCTTGCTGCTAGTCTCAAACGGCACGGCGGTTTGTGCAGCTTGCCTCGCATCCGGGAAGGGCTGGAAACCTTGGCGGCGGCTGAAGCCGCGGACGCTGACGTCTTACGCGATCTGCTGTTGGCCCTCGGCGTCTGGCCGGCGCGCCCGGCCGCACCATCGCATACCGGATCGAACAATTGGGCGCGGCTCAGCGCCGATCTTGCCGCCGAGGTCGAACTCGTTCGCGCGCTCAATGGCGCAATAGCCGATTGGGAGGGCGTGAACCCGCAAATCGCCGAGCGGCTGCGCGAACTGGTCGCGCGCAAGGAGCAGAGCCTCACGCTCCTGCGCGGCTTCGCGCTGAAATGCGATCCGCAGGCGCTCGATTAAGCCTGATCAAGTCACAGGTATTTCTGCAGCCCCCGCCGCTTAAGCTCCACGAAAACCCGCGCCAGCTCCTGCGAGCGCGAGCGCCGCGCGATCAGAATCGCGTCCTCAGTATCGATCGCGACCAGGTCGCTCAGCCCGAGCACCACCATCAGGCGCTTGCCGCCGCGGGCCAACACGCCGTGGCTGTCGAGCATCAGGACGTTCCCCGCTGCGACGCTGTCGGCGCCGCCGCGCAAGGCCTCCCAGACGCCCTCCCAACTGCCGACGTCGTCCCAGCGAAAGCGCGCGTGCACGCCGAACAGATTACGGCTGCGCTCCGCGACGACGCGATCGAACGAATCAACCTTGAGTGCGCGATACGCGCCGCGCAACTGAGCGGGCGTCCCGATGGCGAACCGGCGCATCGCCGCGGCCAACGCCGGAGCATGCTGCTGCAACTCGCCGCCGAGCGTCGCCACGCTCATCACGTAGATTCCGCTATTCCAGAGAAATTTCCCGGCGCGGATCATGCGGCGTGCGGTCGCGAGGTTCGGCTTCTCGACGAAGTGCGTCACGCGGAAGCCGGCGCCGACGGCTCGTCCGATCGCCTGGTAGCCGTAACCGGTTTCAGGCCGGGTCGGCGTGATACCGATGGCGACAACGGTATCGGGACGCGCGGCCAGATCGATCGCCTGGCTGAGCGCTCGCTGAAACAATCGGGTCTGCGGGATGTAATGGTCGGCGGGCATCGCCGCAATGATGGTCTGATCCTGCAGCCGCTGAGCGATCATCGCCGCCCCATAGGCGATTGCAACCGCAGTACCGCGAGCCTCCGGTTCGACGATCACGTTGCGCGGCGGAATCAGACCTCTGACGGCGCGCTTGAAGAGATCCGCATGATCCGCACCCACCAGCACGAAAATCCGCTCTGGCGCGAGCGGCGGTTGCACGCGAGCGATCGTGTCAGCCAGCAACGAACTCTTGCCGTTGAGCGCGAAAAGCGGCTTGGGCCGCCGCGCGCGTCCTTCCGGCCAGAAGCGGGTGCTCCGCCCACCGGCGAGAATCAGCGCGGCGGCTTGTTCGCGCACGCGCATTAACGATGACGCTGCGCGCGCGAAAGCCGCCGCGCGCGCAACTGAGCGCGGGCAAGCGCCATCGGGATTAGAGCTTCGCCCCCAGCTCAGTCAGCTTCTGCTCGAACAGCGCGCGAATCTCGCCGAGCCGGGCGGCGTCGTCCGCCTCGAACCGCATCACGAGCGCCGGCTGCGTGTTCGACGCCCGCACCAGGCCCCAGCCGCCGGGAAAATTCACTCGCGCGCCATCGATCTCGATCGTCTCGTAGCGCGAGCGAAAGAACTCGGCAGCCTGCCGCACGACCTCGAACTTCCGCTCGTCCGGACACTCCAGCCGGATTTCCGGCGTGAACTGCGTCGGGGGCAAATCGCCCAGGATGGCGCCGAGTCCGCGTCCTTCGTCGCCGAGGATTTCCAGCAGCCGGAACGAGGCATAGATTGCGTCGTCAAAGCCGTAGTAGTGATCGTTGAAAAATATGTGTCCGCTCATCTCGCCAGCCAGCGCCGCGTTTTCCTGCTTGAGCTTGCTCTTGATTAGCGAATGGCCGGTCTTCCACATGATCGGACGGCCGCCGTGCGCCGCGATATCCTCGAACAGGCGGCGCGAACATTTGACGTCGCCGATAATCGTCGCGCCGCGCCGCTCCTTTAGGATCGCGCGCGAGAAAGCTATCAGCAGTTCGTCGCCCCAGACGATCCGGCCGTTTTCATCGATCGCGCCGATGCGATCGGCATCGCCGTCATAAGCGATGCCGACGCGCGCGCCGGTCGTTGCTACCACCGCTTGCAGATCGTGCAGATTCTCGGGGACGGTCGGGTCCGGATGATGATTGGGGAAACGCCCGTCCATCTCGATATTGAGCTCGACCGTCTCGATCCCCATCGCCCGCATCAACGGCGCAGCGACCACGCCGCCGCAGCCGTTGCCGCCGTCGACGGCGACCTTCATCCCGGGCGTCACCGTAATATTGCGCCGGATGTATTCCGCATATTCGGCGACGATCGGCCGCGCCGTCAGCTTGCCCGACGTGCCCGTGGTCTTGAAGGCGCCGGTCTGTATGATTTCTCTAAGGCGCTGGATTTCCGCGCCGAAGATCGTCGTCGGCCCGACGCCGAGTTTGAACCCGTTGTATTCGGCGGCATTGTGGCTCCCGGTGATCATCGCGCCGCCGTCCATTTGCCAGTGCAGCACCGAGAAATAGAGCAGCGGAGTCGGCACTATCCCAATGTCCACGACGTTGATTCCCGCCGGCAGCAGGCCCTCGATCAACAAATCGCTCAACGCGTCGGAGGTGAGCCGGCAATCGCGTCCGAGCGTAATCGTGCGCTTGCCGGCCTCGAGCAGTAGCGTCGCGTAGGCGCGCCCGAGATTACTCACGAATTCGTCGTCGAAATCGTCCTCGACTACGCCGCGAATATCGTATTCGCGGAAGACCTGTGGATTCATCGAGGATAATTATCGATGCCGTATGCCGCTGATGCAACGACGCGGCGTGGCTTGGTGCTGTGCTTGCGGGCTATCATCGGCGCGACTACGGATTTGGTGACGAACACAGCTAATGGCTGAGGATCATGGTTGAAGCGGAGCAAAAAGTCGCAATCGTGACCGGCGCCGGCCGCGGAATCGGTCGCGCGACCGCCGTGGCCCTCGCACGCAGCGGTTACGCGCTCTGCCTGGCCGCACGCACCCGCACCGAGCTCGAAGAGACCCGCCGCCTGAGCGGCCTCGCGCCCGCCCGCTCCCTCATCGTGCTCCTCGACCTTGCCGACGCCGACGCACCCGAAGCGCTGTGCGAGACCGCCACGGGTCACTTCGGGCGGCTCGACCTCCTCGTCAACAACGCCGGGTGGGCGCCTGCGCGGACGCCGCTCTTCAAGACCACGCCCGCCGATCTCGATCGGATGATCGCGCTCAACCTCCGCGCGCCGATCGCGCTCGCACGCCTGGCCGCGACTTACATGGCGCAGCAGCAGTCTGGCGGCGTGATCGTGAACGTGGCCTCCAGCGCCGCGCGCGCTCACCTGCCCGGCGAAGCAGTTTATGCGGCGGCCAAGGCCGGTTTGGTCGCCTTCACGCACGCTTGCTATGAGGAGTTCCGGCGTCACAACATCAGAACTTCGGTGATTCTCCCGGGTCTGACGGATACCGCGCTGATTCCGCCCAACAAACGGCTCGACCGAACTGCGATGATTCAGCCGGACGACGTTGCCGCCGCGATCCTCAGCGTCGCGAATGCACAGGCTTCCGCATCTCCACTTGAAATCGTGCTCGAGCCGGCTCGCGATCCGATGAGCGGCGGCCGTTGACGCAACCCGTTTTAGTAAGCGCGTGAATCGCGTCAGCGGCGTCATACAGCAGCGCGCTTTCACTCGATGGTTCCTGCTGGCCTTGATGCTTGCAGTCGGAGCGGCGGTCATGCTCGCCCCGCTCGCGGCTTACGCCGTCGCGGGCGCCGGACTGCGGATCCCTTTCCCGCGCATTTTCGATCGCGTCGTGATGATCACGCTGACGGTCGCGATCCTCCTGCTGGCGCGCCGGCTCGGGCTGCTGAATCTGCTGCGCGACGGTTTCGCCGAACCGCGGCGCAACCTTTCGCAAATCCTGATTGGCGCGGCGATCGCTTTAGCCGTGATGGCCGGGCTGTTCGCTCTCGCAATCGCGATCGCCCATCCGCCGCTCGCGATCGCAAGCCTGCTCTGGCGTGCGACCCGCTCCTTGGCCGCCGCTATCCTGATTGCTCTGATCGAGGAAGCCTTCTTTCGCGCGATTCTGCTCGGCGGCTTGACGTGGGATTTCGGCCAGCGCACCGCCTTGCTTGTCAGTGCAGCAATTTACGCCCTCGCGCATCTGCTGCGTTCGCCGCGTCATTATTACCTGGCCGGATTCCATCCAACGGCCGGCTGCGCGAATCTCGTCGCGAGTCTGGTGCGCATCGTCCATCCCGACGGATTGCTTGCGATGACGGTCGGGCTCTTTCTGCTCGGCCTCGTCCTCGGGGCTGCGTTCCTCGTTACCGGACGCGTCTATCTTTCCCTCGGTCTGCATGCCGGCTTTGTGCTCGGCGCCAAGTGCTGGCCGCTCGTCGCGAGCAGTTCCCGCCGGCTCCCGCGATGGCTCGCCGGGCCGGGCCCGGTTCCGCTGATCGCCGCGCCTGCCGCCTGGGCCGCCGCCCTGGCGCTGCTCGCCGTCATCCTGTTCGCCGGCGCACTTGGGTCTCGACCCTAACGCCCGCGACAAGTTCAAGAACGAGCCGTGGCATCAAAGGGCCGTCGATTTCTGCGCAAAGTACGACGAGGTCTCGTTCGATCCGGTGTACCAGCATGAGCCGATGGTGAAGTTCGAGCGGATGGTGCGGCGGCTGTTGGACAAGCCGTGGCTTCCGCCTTAGTTTCACAGTTCGGCAAGAAGGTCGTGTATGTCAACGTCACGCTCGAAGCCAAGGAGACCTCATCGATGAAAGTCGGATACTTTCCCTGCACGCAGGATCCGCCCAACGGCGTCAACATCGGTCGCGTCCTCAACGAGGCGATGGTCGAAGCCCAGGTCGCCGAAGAGAGCGGCTTCGATAGCTGCCTCTTCAGCGAACATCATCAGCAGGACGACGGCTATGCCCCCAACGTCATCCTGATGGCCGGGATGGCCGGCATGAAGACCAGCAAGCTCCGCGTCGGTACCTGCGTCACGCTGCTGCCGCTATGGCATCCGGTGCACGCGGCCGAGGATGCCGCGATCGTCGACCAGATAACCGGTGGGCGCATGATTTTGAGTGTCGGCGTGGGCTACCAGGACGTTGACTTCGGCGCCTTCGGCCTCTCGGTCAAGGATCGCGTCGGCCGCACGGAGGAGGGCCTTGAGGTGCTCAAGAAATGCTGGGCCGGCGAGCGCTTCAGCCACCATGGCAAGTTCTACGACCTCGACAACGTCAACATCACGCCCAAGCCCATGCAGCAACCGCGGCCGCCCATCTGGATGGCGGCATGGACCGATATCGGATTGCGGCGCGTCGCACGGATTGCCGACGCCTGGATCACCTCGCCGCTCGAACACATCAACACCATGAAGCGCTTCGCCGAGCTCTACCGCAGCGCGGCGCTCAAGCACGGGAAAAAACCGATGCTGGTGCTGATGCGCGACGTCCTGGTCGCCGATTCGATGGAGGCCGCGCGTCGCGAGAGCGAACCGCTGATGTACACGCATCGCTTCTACTTTCGCAACAACGGCTACGCCTCCGACGAAGTCGTGGACCGCGTCAAATCGGAAGAAGGTTGGACCTTCGACGTTGCCGCGCCCAATCGTTTCATCGCCGGTTCGCCCGCGGATTGTCTCGCGCAATTACGTATGTGGCAGGACGTGGTCGCGCCCGATTACCTGGTGTTGCGCATGCGTCATCCGGGCGGCCCGTCGCATGAGCGGGTCAAGGCGGCAATCCGCACTTTCGGCAAGGAAGTGCTGCCTCATCTTTAGCCGAGCTGGCGTGAGGGAACGTTACGAATAGATCTGTGGGGCGCCGCGCGGGCGCGTGCGGTAACGCCGATGCATCCACAGGAACTGCTCAGGATAGCGCCGCACCATCGCCTCGACAGCGCGCGTAAAACGCAGCGTGTTCTCCTCGATGTCCGCGGCCGCGTCGGCGCTGCGCTGCACCGGAATCTCATCGAAAATCTCGATCCGGTGGCTGCGCTTGTCGGGTTGCCGGATAATGAACACTGGTACCACCGGCGTCCCGGACATCGCGACCAACCGCGCCACTCCGCTCGAGGTCGCAGCGAGCTCGCTGAAAAACGGCACAAAGACCGCCTCGCTGCGCTTGGCGTTCTGGTCAAACGGGATGCCGATGAAAAGCCCTTGCCGCAGCGCTTTCAAGACCGAACGGGCGGCGGCGTGCTTGCGCATGATCGTCACGCCGGTGCGCTCGCGAATAAACGTCATCAGCGCGTCGCCGGCCAAAAATCGCTGGGTATGATGCACTATCACGATCTGGTGACCGAACATCGCATGCGCGGTCGGCAGCAGCTCGAAGTTGCCGAAATGCGCGGTCAGCGCCACGCCGCCCTTACCCGGGTAGCGTCGCTGAATTTCATCCCAATAGGCGAAGCGCTCGTAGGTGACTCGCTTGAGTATCCGCCGGTGGAAAAATCCGCCGAGCCGGACATATTCGGCGACCGAGCGGCCAAGATTTACGTATGAGGCGCGCAGGATCTGTCGCCGTTGCGCAACGCTGCGCTCGGGAAACGCGATCTCCAGATTGCGCATCCCCACTGCGACGTGGCGCCGATCGAGGATCCAGGCGATATACCCACCCGCTACTCCCAGCGGATAAAGAATAAAATCCGGAATCAGGCTGAGCGCGTGGATTACTCCGACCAGCAGATAGAAGACCAGCCGCTGCCACCAGTTAAGCTTGAGTTCGACGATCTGCCGGCGATTACGCTGCCCGCGAACCGACGCGGTGACTGCCCCCTTGCGCGCGGGCTGGGCCGAACCCTGCGGGCCTATCGGTGACGTCGGAATCGAGGTCGGCGGCGGTGATGCGGGGACAGGTTGGGCGGCGTCCATCCTTAGTTTTGAAGTTCCCTGGGTTTAAATCCGCGCCTCAGTTGAATTCCCGCCCGCGCTTAGGCGCCTTCGGTATCACGACGATCCCGCTCTCGGTAACAAAGAAGCGTTGGCGATCGCGTTCCAGGTTGTAACCAATCTCGTCGCCCTCGGCGATCTGCACGTTTTTGTCCAGAATCGCGCGCCGCACTCTGGCCCCGCGGCCGATATCGCAGTAGTCCATCACCACCGAGTCTTCCACCTGGCTGTGCGAGTGGACCACTACCGAACGGCCGAGCACCGAATTAAACACCGTCCCGCCGGAGATGATAGTGCCCTCGGAGACCACCGAGTGCAGCGCGTGACCGCGGCGATTATGTTCGTTGAAAACGAACTTCGCCGGCGGTTGGTTATAATACGCCGTCCGCAGCGGCCAATGCTGATTGTACATGTTCAACTGCGGCCGCGCGTCGCGCAGATCCATGTGGGCTTCATAGTAGGCGTCAATCGTGCCGACGTCGCGCCAGTAACTCTGGTTTTCCTCCGAATCGCCGCGGATCCGGTTGTCCATAAAATTATACGCGTAGACCGGCACGCGGTTGATCAAGGCGGGAATCAGATCGCGGCCGAAATCATGATGACTGCCGGTCCGCTCGGCGTCCTCGCTCAGGGACGAGCGCAGGATCTGCGGATCAAACAAATAGTTCCCCATCGAGGCGAGGCAGAGCCCGGGCGCCCCCGGCATCGGCCGCGGATTAGCGGGCTTCTCCTCGAAGCCGATTACCCGCAGGCCGGAATCAACTTCGAGCACGCCGAACTGATGCCCCTCTTCCAGCGACACCGGCAGCGTCGCTACGGTCGCGGTGCTCTTATGCTCGACATGGAAATCGACCATCTGGCCCATGTCCATCCGATAGATGTGGTCGGCCCCAAACACCGCTACCACGTCGGGCTTGAAGTCCTCGATCAAGTTCAGGTTCTGGAAAATCGCGTCGGCCGTGCCTTGATACCAGGTTTCCCCCATCCGCATCTGCGCCGGCACCGGCACGATGAAGTGATCGTGGAGGATCCGGCCGAACTGCCAGCCGTCTTTCAGATGCTCGATCAATGACTGCGAACGCCACTGCACCAACACGTAGATCGAGTAGATCTGCGAATTGACCATGTTCGAGAGTACAAAATCCACGATCCGGTATTTTCCGCCGAACGGCACCGCGGGCTTGGCGCGATCACGGGTCAGCGGATAGAGGCGAGTGCCCTGTCCTCCAGCCATGATCAATCCAAGTGTTCTCATTGCGACATCTCCGCCGGGTAGCTCAGCACGCGAGCGCCCGGCCGTCCAATCCAAATACTATGGACCTGAGAAATTTTAGGAAAGTGTCCCGGCGTTCCGTCGCGCGAATTTCAGGGCTGCGGCGGCTGGTCATTGTGGTCCGCTGCGTCATCGGACCTCGATTCGCCGATCTAAATTCCTGCGTCCGCGCTTAGGCGCTGCGCCGATGTCGCAGAAAGCTGCCAATTTTGGGACGTTAGTGCATCTTCTGGAAGAACTTACCTATGAGAGCGGCCCTCATTTGGAAAAATAGTGCTGATTTATCAAAGACTTGACGGAACTCAGCCTCCGGGCATGACGATTGCTTGAAACATTTTGCAACGGGTTCCGTCTAAGATTCTGAATCGAACGCTGGCAACCCGTTGGCCCCTCCTCATTGGAGGCGGAGAGAGAGGTAGGAAAATGCAAACTCATAGCGAACCACAAACGCCGCGCGCTCAAGAACGTACCAAGGAACCGGGCGGAATCGTTTACCGGACCGCGTGTCAGAACCCCGGATGCACGCATACCTTTGATCTACGAATAACGCCTGAGAACGCGGGTCTTTTGAGTGGCACGGTGGCATGTCCGCGATGCCGTCGGCATGGTGGGATGCTCAAACCTCAGGGTCGCCTTGGCGACCGGCTCTTTTCCGCCAAGCTGGTCTACCGGATGACCGGTATTGGCCCGCGCCCCGACGAAGACGACGCTTATACGGAGACGACCGAAATCCGCTATTAAGTTCACGGCGGATGGCTTAGACTCTGACGCGCCGTCTCCGCATCCGCGACAGCCTCGCGATGCAAAACGCGCCGCCTGCTGGTTCAGGCGGCGCGTTTACATTTGCGGCGATCGCCGGGAAGCGCTCGATTCAGACGCCGGCGACGAATTGCGATGTGAGACCGTCCAGATTCTGGATACTCGGACGCTCGATCAGGCGCTGCAGCCACGCTTCGATGTTTGGGCGATTCTGACCGGCTTCCACCCCAAGGTCGCGCAGCACCACAAGACGCGGCACAAACGCGATGTCGGCGACCGAAAACTGGCCCGTCAAGTATTCCTGACCCTGCAATTCATGATTGAGGAAGGTCAGCATCCGCTCGACCGTCTGTTGCAGCCGCTGCACCCGCGCGGCGTCGCGCTCGCTCTCGGGCTTGGTCAACTCCGCCATGAGCTGCCCGACTTGAGGCGTGAAAGAGGTATCCGCGAAGTCCTCCCAACTGCGCGCGCGCGCACGCAATCCGCTCGCGCCCACCGCGGCGAGCAGCGGCGGCTCGGGATATTCGTCTTCAAGATACTCGGCGATGACCGTCGAATCATAGATGGTCAGTTCCTCGTCCACCAACACCGGCACTCGACCGAAGGGATTCAAGCGCAGAAAGTCAGGCTTGCGCTGCTCGCCCTGCGCCAAATCGATCTGCACCAACTCATATGCCAGCCCCTTTTCCGCCAGCACGATGCGGACCTTCTGGCCAAAGGGACAAGGCAGGAAATCGTAAAGCTTCATCATGATCTAAACCGGATATCTTCGCTCCGTCGTCTTGCGTGAAACGTCTTGCGTGAAAGCTTGCCTATTCGCCCGCCGCTGCGACCACAAATTTAAGCGTCGCCTCGATTTCCGGTTGCAGGCGCACAGCGACCGTGTAGTCACCCAATTGCTTGACCGGTTCGGCGAGCAAAATCCGCCGCCGATCGATTTCGAAACCTTTTTCGCGCAGCGCCCGCTCGAGATCGATATTGGTAATCGATCCGAACAGGCGACCCTCCTCACCGGTGCGCGCGCGCAGCGCTAGCGTTAGCGCCTCGATTTTCGCCTTGAGGCCCATCGCCTGGCTCTTGAGCGCCTCGCGCTTGCCCAGCGCGACGCGCTTCTGATGCTCGAACTCGCGCAGGTTGCGCGAACTCGCCTCGACCGCCAGTTTGCGCGGCAACAGATAATTGCGCGCATAGCCGGCGCGCACGCGCACGACATCCCCCGGATGGCCGAGATTCGGCACCTCTTCGCTGAGTATGATTTGTACGTTCATCGATACGTAACCCTGTCTTTCAAAAAAACGTGCTCCTACCGAGAAGTAAACTCCGTCACAGCGGGTTGCTCGCGTTACGGGTCTCAGGACTCGAGGGCTTCAACCGTCGAAAATCGATCCATAGATCGAAAACCCCGGCCGCGCAGATGAGAATCGCCAGCACCGGCTGGACAAAGGTGATGATGTAAACCAAGCCCCGCGCAAACGACGGCATCGCCAGCACGCGAAAGTAAAAAGCCATGATCGCGAGCCCCTGGCAAAAATAAATTGCGGCGATGCACACGGAACAGTTCAGCGCCGCCGCACTTAGCGGCGACACCGGAATCAGCAAGCCAAAGCCCGCGATCAGCAAGACCCAGATGAGCCACTCGGGCGTTGACCACAGCGCGAGATCACCGAACAGCGCATAGCCGATTCGTTGTTGGCGGCCGCTGATCCGCCAGAACAACGCCAGATTCGCCAACGCCATCATCGCAGCCGAGATGGCCGTCAGGGCCGGCATCAGCCGGACGGTCGCGTTGACGATGCGGATGCGCAGA contains the following coding sequences:
- a CDS encoding CPBP family glutamic-type intramembrane protease; amino-acid sequence: MNRVSGVIQQRAFTRWFLLALMLAVGAAVMLAPLAAYAVAGAGLRIPFPRIFDRVVMITLTVAILLLARRLGLLNLLRDGFAEPRRNLSQILIGAAIALAVMAGLFALAIAIAHPPLAIASLLWRATRSLAAAILIALIEEAFFRAILLGGLTWDFGQRTALLVSAAIYALAHLLRSPRHYYLAGFHPTAGCANLVASLVRIVHPDGLLAMTVGLFLLGLVLGAAFLVTGRVYLSLGLHAGFVLGAKCWPLVASSSRRLPRWLAGPGPVPLIAAPAAWAAALALLAVILFAGALGSRP
- a CDS encoding SDR family oxidoreductase, which translates into the protein MVEAEQKVAIVTGAGRGIGRATAVALARSGYALCLAARTRTELEETRRLSGLAPARSLIVLLDLADADAPEALCETATGHFGRLDLLVNNAGWAPARTPLFKTTPADLDRMIALNLRAPIALARLAATYMAQQQSGGVIVNVASSAARAHLPGEAVYAAAKAGLVAFTHACYEEFRRHNIRTSVILPGLTDTALIPPNKRLDRTAMIQPDDVAAAILSVANAQASASPLEIVLEPARDPMSGGR
- a CDS encoding adenosine-specific kinase, with amino-acid sequence MELKAIEVNKPNPDVNVIIGQSHFIKTVEDLYEAIVQAVPGVKFGVAFCEASGPALIRHTGTDRELEEAAVATAGEIGAGHVFVVMLGNAFPINVLNQIKNLSEVCTVFCASANALKVIVAEEAGARGVMGIIDGCAPNGVEDARQQSERHAMLRRFGYKQ
- a CDS encoding cold shock domain-containing protein produces the protein MENGTVKWFSPKKGYGFITLKDGQEVFVHYTAIDGQGFRSLEQGEAVAFEVAEGPKGLQAAKVMRA
- a CDS encoding lysophospholipid acyltransferase family protein, translated to MDAAQPVPASPPPTSIPTSPIGPQGSAQPARKGAVTASVRGQRNRRQIVELKLNWWQRLVFYLLVGVIHALSLIPDFILYPLGVAGGYIAWILDRRHVAVGMRNLEIAFPERSVAQRRQILRASYVNLGRSVAEYVRLGGFFHRRILKRVTYERFAYWDEIQRRYPGKGGVALTAHFGNFELLPTAHAMFGHQIVIVHHTQRFLAGDALMTFIRERTGVTIMRKHAAARSVLKALRQGLFIGIPFDQNAKRSEAVFVPFFSELAATSSGVARLVAMSGTPVVPVFIIRQPDKRSHRIEIFDEIPVQRSADAAADIEENTLRFTRAVEAMVRRYPEQFLWMHRRYRTRPRGAPQIYS
- a CDS encoding LLM class flavin-dependent oxidoreductase — encoded protein: MASALVSQFGKKVVYVNVTLEAKETSSMKVGYFPCTQDPPNGVNIGRVLNEAMVEAQVAEESGFDSCLFSEHHQQDDGYAPNVILMAGMAGMKTSKLRVGTCVTLLPLWHPVHAAEDAAIVDQITGGRMILSVGVGYQDVDFGAFGLSVKDRVGRTEEGLEVLKKCWAGERFSHHGKFYDLDNVNITPKPMQQPRPPIWMAAWTDIGLRRVARIADAWITSPLEHINTMKRFAELYRSAALKHGKKPMLVLMRDVLVADSMEAARRESEPLMYTHRFYFRNNGYASDEVVDRVKSEEGWTFDVAAPNRFIAGSPADCLAQLRMWQDVVAPDYLVLRMRHPGGPSHERVKAAIRTFGKEVLPHL
- a CDS encoding sugar phosphate nucleotidyltransferase; this translates as MRVREQAAALILAGGRSTRFWPEGRARRPKPLFALNGKSSLLADTIARVQPPLAPERIFVLVGADHADLFKRAVRGLIPPRNVIVEPEARGTAVAIAYGAAMIAQRLQDQTIIAAMPADHYIPQTRLFQRALSQAIDLAARPDTVVAIGITPTRPETGYGYQAIGRAVGAGFRVTHFVEKPNLATARRMIRAGKFLWNSGIYVMSVATLGGELQQHAPALAAAMRRFAIGTPAQLRGAYRALKVDSFDRVVAERSRNLFGVHARFRWDDVGSWEGVWEALRGGADSVAAGNVLMLDSHGVLARGGKRLMVVLGLSDLVAIDTEDAILIARRSRSQELARVFVELKRRGLQKYL
- a CDS encoding phosphomannomutase/phosphoglucomutase, whose amino-acid sequence is MNPQVFREYDIRGVVEDDFDDEFVSNLGRAYATLLLEAGKRTITLGRDCRLTSDALSDLLIEGLLPAGINVVDIGIVPTPLLYFSVLHWQMDGGAMITGSHNAAEYNGFKLGVGPTTIFGAEIQRLREIIQTGAFKTTGTSGKLTARPIVAEYAEYIRRNITVTPGMKVAVDGGNGCGGVVAAPLMRAMGIETVELNIEMDGRFPNHHPDPTVPENLHDLQAVVATTGARVGIAYDGDADRIGAIDENGRIVWGDELLIAFSRAILKERRGATIIGDVKCSRRLFEDIAAHGGRPIMWKTGHSLIKSKLKQENAALAGEMSGHIFFNDHYYGFDDAIYASFRLLEILGDEGRGLGAILGDLPPTQFTPEIRLECPDERKFEVVRQAAEFFRSRYETIEIDGARVNFPGGWGLVRASNTQPALVMRFEADDAARLGEIRALFEQKLTELGAKL